The following are encoded in a window of Bos javanicus breed banteng chromosome 12, ARS-OSU_banteng_1.0, whole genome shotgun sequence genomic DNA:
- the STOML3 gene encoding stomatin-like protein 3 translates to MDPGASSPEKLDKENLVGIKNKGLGVCGWILLFLSFLLMVITFPISIWMCLKIIKEYERAVVFRLGRIQADKAKGPGLILILPCIDVFVKVDLRTVTCNIPPQEILTRDSVTTQVDGVVYYRIYSAVSAVANVNDVHQATFLLAQTTLRNVLGTRTLSQILAGREEIAHSIQTLLDDATELWGICVARVEIKDVRIPVQLQRSMAAEAEATREARAKVLAAEGEMNASKALKSASMVLAESPAALQLRYLQTLATVATEKNSTIVFPLPINMLEGIDGITYDNHKKVPNRA, encoded by the exons GCATCAAGAATAAAGGGCTTGGTGTATGTGGCTGGatcctgcttttcctttctttcctgctgATGGTCATTACCTTCCCGATCTCCATATGGATGTGCTTGAAG ATCATTAAGGAGTATGAACGTGCTGTTGTATTCCGACTGGGACGCATCCAAGCTGACAAAGCCAAGGGGCCAG GTCTGATTCTGATCTTGCCCTGCATAGATGTGTTTGTCAAAGTTGATCTCCGGACCGTTACTTGCAACATTCCTCCCCAGGAG ATCCTCACCAGAGACTCTGTGACCACTCAGGTGGATGGAGTGGTCTATTACAGGATCTATAGCGCCGTCTCGGCGGTGGCTAATGTCAACGATGTCCATCAAGCCACGTTTCTGCTGGCTCAGACCACTCTGAGGAATGTCTTAGGGACACGGACCTTGTCCCAGATCCTAGCTGGCCGAGAAGAGATCGCCCATAGCATCCAG ACCTTACTTGATGATGCCACTGAGCTGTGGGGGATCTGCGTGGCCCGGGTGGAAATCAAAGACGTCCGGATTCCCGTGCAGTTGCAGAGGTCCATGGCCGCTGAGGCCGAGGCCACCCGGGAAGCCAGGGCCAAG GTCCTTGCAGCGGAAGGAGAAATGAATGCTTCTAAAGCTCTGAAGTCCGCCTCCATGGTGCTGGCCGAGTCCCCGGCAGCCCTCCAGCTGCGTTACCTGCAGACCTTAGCCACCGTGGCCACAGAGAAGAATTCCACCATTGTGTTTCCTCTGCCCATAAATATGCTAGAGGGCATTGATGGCATCACCTACGACAACCACAAGAAGGTCCCCAACAGAGCTTGA